In a genomic window of Trueperaceae bacterium:
- the ypdA gene encoding YpdA family putative bacillithiol disulfide reductase produces MIDLAIVGAGPIGIEAAILAKRAGLTCRLFDKGAVVDAIRRYPTNMLFFTTSERLEVGGHPLVTATDKPTRKEAIDYYRKVVANEELDVATFTEVVGIAAPRPGGRGGFTLRSRPAEAWRRRAGEPLEETTARYVAVATGYFDTPKLLGVPGEDLPHVSHYYDEGHAHFGRRVVIVGAGSSAADAALDLHRAGALVTIVHRGHDFRRSLKYWIRPNLENRVKEGSIAAHFGTVVKTITPHDVVVDQGGAELRLPADRVFLLTGYYAPPELLRGAGVRVDEGTLAAALDPATFESNVPGLFVIGSAGCGTRTSDVFIENGLIHARMALATISGRLAGPRKDRPAAAGRRDAPLRS; encoded by the coding sequence ATGATCGACCTCGCGATCGTCGGCGCGGGCCCCATCGGCATCGAGGCCGCCATCCTCGCCAAGCGAGCAGGCCTGACCTGCCGGCTCTTCGACAAGGGCGCCGTCGTCGACGCCATCAGGCGCTACCCGACCAACATGCTCTTCTTCACCACGTCGGAGCGGCTCGAGGTGGGCGGCCACCCGCTCGTCACCGCCACCGACAAGCCTACGCGCAAGGAGGCCATCGACTACTACCGCAAGGTCGTGGCCAACGAGGAGCTCGACGTGGCCACCTTCACGGAGGTGGTCGGCATCGCCGCGCCGCGCCCAGGCGGTCGCGGCGGTTTCACGCTCCGCAGCCGGCCCGCCGAGGCGTGGCGCCGCCGGGCGGGCGAGCCGCTCGAGGAGACCACCGCCCGCTACGTGGCGGTCGCCACCGGCTACTTCGACACCCCGAAGCTGCTGGGCGTGCCGGGCGAGGACCTCCCACACGTGTCGCACTACTACGACGAGGGCCACGCCCACTTCGGGCGTCGCGTCGTCATCGTCGGTGCTGGCTCGAGCGCCGCGGACGCCGCCCTCGACCTCCACCGCGCCGGGGCTCTCGTGACCATCGTCCACCGCGGCCACGACTTCAGGCGCAGTCTCAAGTACTGGATCCGCCCGAACCTCGAGAACCGCGTGAAGGAGGGCTCCATCGCGGCCCACTTCGGGACCGTCGTCAAGACCATCACGCCCCACGATGTGGTCGTCGACCAGGGCGGGGCGGAGCTGCGCCTCCCGGCCGACCGCGTCTTCCTCCTGACGGGTTACTACGCCCCACCCGAACTCCTGAGGGGCGCCGGCGTGCGGGTAGACGAGGGCACGCTCGCGGCCGCGCTCGACCCCGCCACGTTCGAGAGCAACGTCCCCGGGCTGTTCGTGATCGGCTCGGCCGGCTGCGGCACGCGCACGTCGGACGTGTTCATCGAGAACGGCCTGATCCACGCCCGCATGGCCCTGGCCACCATCAGCGGTCGCCTGGCGGGCCCCCGCAAGGACCGGCCGGCGGCGGCCGGGCGGCGCGACGCCCCGCTCAGGAGCTGA
- the nth gene encoding endonuclease III, which produces MAASRRESLSARRARAQRVLSELKRRYPDARTELEFGSSFQLLIATLLSAQATDVSVNLATPALFAAYPDAAALATATPEEVEPYIQTIGLFRTKAKNAVATARLLVERHGGEVPGTMAELIALPGVGRKTANVVLANAFGVPTIAVDTHVGRVARRLGFTTETDPDKVELDLTKTFPRDEWIFVHHALILHGRRVCTARRPDCEHCPLCADCPSCGKV; this is translated from the coding sequence ATGGCCGCCTCACGCCGGGAGTCGCTCAGCGCGCGCCGCGCCCGGGCGCAGAGGGTGCTGAGCGAGCTCAAGCGGCGATACCCCGACGCGCGGACGGAGCTCGAGTTCGGCTCGTCGTTCCAGCTCCTCATCGCCACGCTGCTCTCCGCCCAGGCGACCGACGTGAGCGTCAACCTGGCGACGCCGGCCCTGTTCGCCGCCTACCCCGACGCGGCTGCGCTCGCGACCGCCACCCCCGAAGAGGTCGAGCCCTACATCCAGACCATCGGGCTATTCAGGACGAAGGCCAAGAACGCGGTCGCGACGGCCAGGCTGCTCGTGGAGCGGCACGGCGGGGAGGTGCCTGGCACCATGGCGGAGCTGATCGCGCTGCCGGGCGTGGGGCGCAAGACGGCGAACGTGGTGCTGGCCAACGCCTTCGGCGTGCCGACCATCGCCGTCGACACGCACGTCGGCCGCGTGGCGCGTCGCCTCGGCTTCACCACGGAGACGGACCCTGACAAGGTGGAACTCGACCTCACCAAGACGTTCCCGCGCGACGAGTGGATCTTCGTTCACCACGCCCTGATCCTCCACGGTCGGCGCGTGTGCACGGCGCGCCGACCCGACTGCGAGCACTGCCCCCTCTGCGCCGACTGCCCCTCGTGCGGGAAAGTGTGA